The following coding sequences lie in one bacterium genomic window:
- a CDS encoding PEP-CTERM sorting domain-containing protein, protein MLFLSRKTNRLLVISVLAVVFLSCGLMRETAAYTLFSDDFESGLDLATKWKTETIAGATWVLAGDASNKFITAQPHMGAGDRHLDIVTQKNDFSDFTFNWSMQFKNQGWHVDIRHVCFRCGDLSPIEAHSGYYLIIQAQNVFTNHSHIRLMNYRQTGPNYNLVSMDLGPNYFELSKWYNFELEAIGNSFNLKTWEQGSPYPNNWLFTAVDTSSTPFNSGRIGFGDYWGGITYVDNVRVDSPIPEPATVLLFTCAIVGLGVWRRKIRVEPKFMI, encoded by the coding sequence ATGTTATTTTTATCAAGGAAGACAAATAGGTTATTGGTGATAAGCGTGTTGGCTGTAGTGTTTTTAAGTTGTGGTTTGATGAGGGAAACGGCTGCCTATACTTTATTTAGTGACGATTTCGAATCAGGCTTGGATTTAGCAACAAAATGGAAAACAGAAACCATTGCAGGTGCGACTTGGGTATTAGCAGGAGATGCGAGCAATAAATTTATTACCGCTCAACCACACATGGGAGCTGGGGATCGACATCTGGACATCGTTACCCAAAAAAACGATTTTTCAGACTTCACCTTCAACTGGAGTATGCAATTTAAGAACCAGGGTTGGCATGTAGACATCCGGCACGTATGCTTTCGCTGTGGCGATCTTTCTCCTATAGAGGCTCATTCCGGCTATTATCTTATCATTCAAGCCCAGAATGTTTTTACTAATCATTCTCACATCAGACTTATGAATTACCGACAAACAGGTCCCAATTACAATTTAGTCAGTATGGATCTTGGGCCAAATTATTTTGAGCTCTCAAAGTGGTATAACTTTGAGTTGGAAGCAATAGGGAATAGTTTCAATCTAAAAACATGGGAGCAAGGGAGTCCCTATCCGAATAATTGGCTATTCACGGCTGTGGATACAAGCAGTACCCCATTTAATAGTGGTAGAATTGGATTTGGCGATTATTGGGGAGGAATTACCTATGTAGACAATGTAAGAGTAGATTCTCCGATTCCTGAGCCAGCAACGGTATTACTATTCACTTGTGCAATAGTAGGTTTGGGAGTTTGGAGAAGAAAAATTCGTGTCGAACCCAAGTTCATGATCTAA